In Candidatus Ancaeobacter aquaticus, the sequence TCCATTATAGTTGATTGAACATTTGCTAAAGAAGGAACAGCTGTTATATTTAAATCTGAAAGCTGTTGTTTTAATGCTTGTAATTTTGACTCCGTAATTTCTCGTTCTGATTTTGTATCAATATAAGTATTTTCAATAATTGAAAGCCGTTGAATCTCTTTCTCAATAGTTGTATATTGTTCTTTTGTTTTAAATGATGTTAGTTTATCTTCAGATTCTTGTAATTTCTTTGCGTATGAATCTACTTGTCTCTCTATAAATTGTCTTGCAGTTTGTGTTTCTTGACTGCTTGCTTTCATACTTTGTGATACAAAAGCTTTCGCGACAGAATTGGCAATATCTCTTGCTTTTATTGGAGTGCCTGCACGTACTTTTATAACGAGCAAATTCGTGTTACCTACCCTGCTTACTGAAATACTTTTTCTGATATGATCAACAACATTCCCAGAATTAAGCCACTCTGCTTCCCCGCCTCTTTCTTTAACAGCTGACATCATATTAAGCTTAAGAAATTTCACCGCATTGTCCGCAACAGTACGACTGGTAATTAATTCAGCCTGTGTTTCCAGCTGAGTGCTTTTCAAGGGAGATGAAAGACCCTCTAAAAGTGGCGTTGATTGAGCAGGATTTTCAATCAATACCGTAGTAAATGCCTCATAAACAGGAGGAGGTGTTGGCGCAAATATAAGAGAGGAAATGGTAACCGTAAAAACACATAAGAGTATAATCCACTTTCTCTTATACAGTATTAGTAAATAATCACGTAATGTAATCTCTTTTAAATCAACCATGGTATATTCCCTTATTCACATTATGTTATTTTAACATTTGATTTACTTCGGACTTATCTAATAATTTTGCCTTTTCTTGCTTTTGTTTGCTATGCATGGGGACCTTTTCATTATCGTTTACATCTGCTTCGTGTTTAAGAATGAATTGTCCGCTGTCTGCTTTGAAATTGTATGGACTATGATCAATTTTGAACTTAAGTATTTTTTCTCTCTCTTTCATTGAAGCTTGCGTAATAGTTCTTTTAATTTCATCATCCAAAATCCGAGGAGTGATAAAAATTATGAGTTCATTTTTTTCTATATCTTCAGATTCTTGTCTAAAGAATGTACCAATAAAAGGTATATCTCCTAGTATGGGTATTTTATTGGTACGATTAATCTTCTTCTCATTGATTAAACCTCCAATTACTAATGTTTTGTTGTTCATAATATTTACTTTTGTAGTAGCTTTACGGGCAACTCTGATGGGTACATTTTCGTTAAACCCTTGTATGAAAGATACTTCAGGGGCTACTTCTAAGTTTATTTTTCCGTTATCTCTAATATGCGGTGTTACCGGCAGAAGTATTCCATAATCAAGAAACTTTGTTGTAAACACAAAACTGTTAGATCCGAGAACAAGACCGCTTCCAGATAATTCTCTATAGGGATAGGATGTTATGATCTGTATATTTGCTCTTTGGTTGTTTTCTACAACAATTTTAGGATTAGCAACAATTCTTCCCTTATTTTGACGAACCATTGCATTAATATACGAAGAATATTTGTGCTTTGATATTACTTTTCCGAAAAAGAAATTACCGCCATCTCCAAGCTGCGGCATTAAAATGTCACTAATCTGAGTAATATTTCTACCTATATTTCCAGTTTGGCCAGCGGCTACTGCCATCGGAAGAGAAACGGGAGTATTATATTTACCCATAAAATCATCACGGCTTATATGCTGCATCATTAGATCGAATTGGAGATCATTGTCATTGGTGATAGTGAGTTCAATGATCTCTGCCTCAATCAAAACTTCTTGTGTTCTTTTATCTAATGACTCCAGCTCATTTACGAGATTGGTGATTTCTACTATTTTTGCGGCAGTATCTGAAATAATAAGTGAATTTGAACCTATATCTGATGCAAGTGTTCCGTTGTCAGAAAGTGCGCCGGAAAGTGCATCTATGAGACTTTCGGCATTAGAGTTCTTGAGT encodes:
- a CDS encoding GNVR domain-containing protein; translation: MVDLKEITLRDYLLILYKRKWIILLCVFTVTISSLIFAPTPPPVYEAFTTVLIENPAQSTPLLEGLSSPLKSTQLETQAELITSRTVADNAVKFLKLNMMSAVKERGGEAEWLNSGNVVDHIRKSISVSRVGNTNLLVIKVRAGTPIKARDIANSVAKAFVSQSMKASSQETQTARQFIERQVDSYAKKLQESEDKLTSFKTKEQYTTIEKEIQRLSIIENTYIDTKSEREITESKLQALKQQLSDLNITAVPSLANVQSTIMEGLREKLISLELQRSLLLRDYTDKHPALIELKKEIDATVKDLRAEFSIVSKEGLPSLDPWANYQNLLNEHINLEIVIKALKVREDALKKQMEDFTEQLNDLASKKAEYLKLTRQLKISEETYLTLLEKLEEIKIAESMESGNVRIIDLAILPKHAIEVSEAQKGILGALLGLFIGIGMAFLLEHLDTSLKSISEVERYLNVQVLGVIPKIPARESYSPSKQE
- a CDS encoding polysaccharide biosynthesis/export family protein → MHRLILCVFIISFSLISVTDTLIASADDVIRSGDSLIITVKRHSDLDRVVTVSKDGNVTLPLVGEVKAEGVTYNTFKKDLLTALRTYIKNPELEVKAGYASQMTQTSSMGYDEEPEILTKIIPLKNSNAESLIDALSGALSDNGTLASDIGSNSLIISDTAAKIVEITNLVNELESLDKRTQEVLIEAEIIELTITNDNDLQFDLMMQHISRDDFMGKYNTPVSLPMAVAAGQTGNIGRNITQISDILMPQLGDGGNFFFGKVISKHKYSSYINAMVRQNKGRIVANPKIVVENNQRANIQIITSYPYRELSGSGLVLGSNSFVFTTKFLDYGILLPVTPHIRDNGKINLEVAPEVSFIQGFNENVPIRVARKATTKVNIMNNKTLVIGGLINEKKINRTNKIPILGDIPFIGTFFRQESEDIEKNELIIFITPRILDDEIKRTITQASMKEREKILKFKIDHSPYNFKADSGQFILKHEADVNDNEKVPMHSKQKQEKAKLLDKSEVNQMLK